The following proteins are co-located in the Spea bombifrons isolate aSpeBom1 chromosome 3, aSpeBom1.2.pri, whole genome shotgun sequence genome:
- the BFSP1 gene encoding filensin has product MYKTSYLREVRKEKYERSDGFDEQSLVDFSSLGLSQAQGLENLQDLNERFANYINRARVLEQRNAIFRKQLETFQRMDEISGLEEAFAEQIELNCQRLRELSSDRSKLEREYKDAQRTVDEFKNKYRNECDYQHLLKDNLERLNREADEALLSNLELQIESQFLQDDINAAKDRYKKNLLEIQTYVNILQQIIQTTPPVTSITGGMHEEKLMSERRIPILQCQLEEYKSILCQLQAQKVKLQSETSMLEQAIKNTQESYDDEIQLYNEQIEVLRKGIEEAERNLEKFTNDCRQLVIYQQSLENELERYKRIIENEDNRLNSAIVGTPITLFMQSYKSSQISPTIRKDITLAIQDIATAKPRQKGAVRKTSRRKEISMDKGDIGIEDKVIDQTHSSDKGQQEFMFDSPSQEETGKDFDICDRDLYPEDVPDGAQISKAFDKLCNIVRDRIRGYKKPEPSPDFFTKGRYVLVTGESSYVDPCFISSIPQAGGRINVSISHDIIPGDDIVLPIPELPEPSEPSESGEDECVSEERKEDEPEDKDETKRGEEEKVDEKGKQSEDKAGENGKQSEGKEEEAKKTPSDIKPGDANKHGQGSSSSDSVKPQRSSRSRNNDKEDGLTSFRGRDFPSSMSYEKVEVVESIEKFSDDRIRSYEETAMIVETTIEKTRKK; this is encoded by the exons atgtacaaaacGAGTTACTTGCGTGAAGTGCGCAAGGAAAAATATGAAAGATCTGATGGTTTTGATGAACAAAGTCTAGTAGATTTCAGCAGCCTTGGCTTATCGCAAGCTCAAGGCCTTGAAAACTTGCAGGACCTGAATGAAAGGTTTGCAAACTATATCAACCGAGCAAGAGTTCTGGAACAAAGAAATGCCATCTTCAGGAAACAACTAGAGACTTTCCAGCGAATGGATGAGATCTCTGGCTTGGAAGAAGCATTTGCTGAACAGATAGAGCTCAACTGTCAAAGACTTAGGGAGCTATCTTCTGATCGATCCAAGCTTGAGAGGGAATATAAAGATGCTCAAAGAACAGTTGATGAATTTAAAAACAA ATATAGAAATGAATGTGATTATCAGCATCTTCTGAAAGACAATCTGGAACGTCTAAATAGG gAAGCAGATGAAGCTTTACTAAGTAATCTTGAACTACAGATTGAATCTCAATTCCTGCAAGATGACATTAATGCTGCAAAGGACAGGTACAAGAAG AACCTCCTGGAAATTCAGACGTATGTTAATATATTACAACAAATTATTCAAACAACTCCTCCTGTGACATCCATTACTGGTGGGATGCATGAG GAAAAGCTGATGTCTGAAAGAAGAATCCCCATATTACAATGCCAGCTAGAGGAATATAAGAGTATCTTATGTCAACTACAAGCTCAAAAGGTTAAGCTACAGTCTGAG ACTTCCATGCTGGAACAGGCAATTAAGAACACACAGGAGAGTTATGATGATGAGATCCAACTGTACAATGAACAGATTGAAGTTCTGAGGAAGGGTATAGAAGAAGCGGAGAGAAATTTAGAAAAGTTCACAAATGATTGCCGTCAACTTGTAATATATCAACAGTCCTTGGAAAATGAATTGGAAAGATATAAGCGTATCATTGAAAATGAGGATAACAG ACTGAACTCTGCAATAGTTGGAACTCCAATTACACTCTTCATGCAAAGCTACAAAAGCTCTCAGATATCTCCCACAATAAGAAAAG ATATTACCCTGGCTATACAAGATATTGCTACTGCAAAACCAAGGCAAAAGGGTGCTGTCCGGAAAACCTCAAGAAGGAAAGAGATATCTATGGATAAGGGTGATATTGGTATTGAAGACAAAGTAATTGACCAAACACATAGTTCAGATAAGGGTCAACAAGAATTCATGTTTGATTCTCCTTCACAAGAGGAAACTGGAAAAGATTTTGATATATGTGACCGTGATTTATACCCTGAGGATGTCCCAGATGGAGCACAAATAAGTAAAGCATTTGATAAGTTATGTAATattgtaagagacagaataAGAGGTTACAAAAAACCAGAACCATCTCCAGATTTTTTCACCAAAGGTCGCTACGTTCTTGTAACTGGAGAATCAAGTTATGTGGACCCCTGCTTCATTTCATCCATACCACAAGCAGGTGGGAGAATCaatgtcagcattagccatgaCATAATTCCAGGGGATGACATCGTACTACCGATTCCTGAATTGCCTGAACCTTCAGAGCCATCAGAAAGTGGGGAAGATGAATGTGTCTCAGAAGAACGGAAAGAAGATGAGCCAGAAGATAAAGATGAAACAAAGCGGGGTGAAGAGGAAAAAGTGGATGAAAAGGGCAAACAATCAGAAGACAAAGCGGGTGAAAATGGCAAACAATCAGAAGGCAAAGAGGAAGAAGCTAAGAAGACACCCAGTGATATAAAACCAGGAGACGCAAATAAACACGGCCAAGGAAGTTCAAGTTCGGATTCTGTGAAGCCACAAAGATCTAGCAGAAGCAGAAACAATGACAAAGAAGACGGTTTAACATCTTTCAGAGGAAGAGATTTCCCAAGTTCAATGAGTTATGAGAAAGTTGAAGTGGTAGAATCGATTGAGAAGTTTTCAGATGACAGAATAAGGAGTTACGAAGAAACGGCAATGATTGTGGAAACCACGattgagaaaacaagaaaaaagtaG
- the PROKR1 gene encoding prokineticin receptor 1, translating to MVDNNAPSMDSDNEDFYAKNFSYFFNFNYSDYEHTEDEDVTKTRTFYAAKIVIGVALACIMLICGIGNFIFIAALARYKKLRNLTNLLIANLAISDFIVAIVCCPFELDYYVVKQLSWEHGHVLCASVNYLRTVSLYVSTNALLAIAVDRYLAIVHPLKPRMNYQTASFLIALVWIISLLVAIPSAYFATESVLFIVKKQEKIFCGQIWPVDQQIYYKSYFLFIFGLEFVGPVVTMTLCYARISRELWFKTVPGFQTEQIRKRLRCRRKTVLVLMCILTAYVLCWAPFYGFAIVRDFFPTVFVKEKHYLSAFYIVECIAMSNSMINTMCFVTVKNNTMKYFKKIMLLRWKSTYNGSKCSGELDVKSSAMPITEEVDCIRLK from the exons ATGGTGGATAATAATGCACCTTCAATGGACAGTGACAATGAAGATTTCTATGCAAAGAACTTCTCATACTTTTTTAACTTCAATTACAGCGATTATGAGCATACCGAGGATGAAGACGTAACCAAAACTAGGACTTTCTACGCTGCAAAGATAGTGATAGGGGTAGCTCTTGCTTGCATAATGCTGATTTGTGGCATTGGGAACTTTATTTTCATTGCAGCTCTTGCCCGATACAAGAAATTGAGAAATTTAACCAACTTGCTCATCGCCAATTTGGCAATTTCGGATTTTATTGTAGCCATTGTATGTTGTCCCTTTGAACTGGACTATTACGTTGTGAAGCAGCTATCATGGGAGCATGGTCATGTCCTATGTGCTTCTGTAAATTATTTAAGAACAGTTTCTCTCTATGTGTCAACAAATGCTTTACTCGCTATAGCTGTGGACAG ATATCTGGCAATTGTTCACCCACTGAAGCCTCGAATGAACTACCAGACTGCCTCTTTCCTCATTGCTTTGGTTTGGATAATCTCTTTACTGGTTGCCATCCCATCTGCTTATTTTGCTACAGAGTCAGTActttttattgtgaaaaaacaagaaaagattTTCTGTGGTCAGATCTGGCCAGTAGATCAGCAGATATATTATAAGTCGTACTTCCTCTTCATTTTTGGCCTTGAGTTTGTTGGCCCGGTTGTAACAATGACACTATGTTATGCCAGGATCTCAAGAGAACTTTGGTTTAAGACAGTTCCTGGCTTTCAGACCGAGCAAATCCGTAAACGCCTGAGGTGTCGCAGGAAGACCGTCTTAGTGCTGATGTGCATCCTTACTGCTTATGTTCTCTGTTGGGCTCCATTTTACGGATTTGCCATTGTTAGGGACTTTTTCCCAACTGTGTTCGTGAAGGAGAAGCACTACCTTTCAGCTTTTTACATTGTAGAGTGTATTGCAATGAGCAACAGTATGATCAACACCATGTGTTTTGTGACTGTAAAAAATAATaccatgaaatattttaaaaaaatcatgctACTTAGATGGAAGTCAACTTATAATGGAAGTAAGTGTAGTGGAGAACTAGATGTGAAGAGTAGCGCAATGCCTATCACCGAAGAGGTAGATTGTATTCGACTAAAATAA